From a region of the Bacillota bacterium genome:
- a CDS encoding DUF134 domain-containing protein, with product MSRPPKCRRVEFMPELTFFKPAGVPLRDLEEVSVTVEELEAIRLKDVEGLEQEACAERMGVSRPTFHRILSSARGKVAKALVEGKAIRVEGGHFKVVMKRFKCDHCGHEWEAKCAKEKGGCPECSHVEVFRVDSEGKPFTCQWRRGKGMPK from the coding sequence ATGTCTAGACCACCTAAATGTCGGCGCGTTGAATTTATGCCGGAGCTTACTTTTTTCAAGCCTGCCGGAGTTCCTTTAAGGGATTTAGAGGAGGTCTCGGTGACGGTGGAAGAATTGGAGGCTATACGACTTAAAGATGTTGAGGGACTCGAACAAGAGGCTTGTGCGGAAAGGATGGGTGTATCTCGGCCTACTTTTCATCGTATACTTTCTTCAGCCCGTGGCAAGGTTGCCAAGGCTCTAGTAGAAGGTAAGGCCATTCGTGTTGAAGGGGGACATTTTAAAGTTGTAATGAAACGCTTTAAATGTGATCATTGTGGGCACGAATGGGAAGCTAAATGTGCTAAAGAAAAAGGAGGCTGCCCGGAGTGTTCCCATGTTGAAGTATTTCGGGTGGACAGCGAAGGAAAACCTTTTACATGTCAGTGGCGGCGCGGGAAGGGAATGCCAAAATAA
- a CDS encoding HD domain-containing protein translates to MQRIKRILQHQFFQACLSSNQEREKNRYFCCHDLQHLLDVARICYILVMEENAGESIMFGDTGHQKIKEVIYAAALTHDMGRWVQYDTGEDHARVGAGFAERILKETGFGRTEIEVITGAILNHRSGATGGGILGEYLRRADDLSRPCWQCEARDACKKLHRMETAAGLVY, encoded by the coding sequence GTGCAGAGAATTAAAAGAATATTGCAGCATCAATTCTTTCAAGCCTGCCTGTCCTCTAATCAAGAAAGAGAAAAAAATAGGTATTTCTGCTGCCATGACCTGCAGCACTTACTTGATGTGGCTAGAATATGTTATATCTTGGTTATGGAAGAGAATGCCGGCGAAAGTATTATGTTCGGTGATACCGGTCATCAAAAAATAAAAGAGGTTATTTATGCTGCAGCGCTTACACATGATATGGGACGTTGGGTGCAATACGATACCGGTGAGGATCATGCCCGGGTTGGTGCGGGTTTTGCCGAAAGGATTCTTAAGGAGACCGGCTTTGGCCGCACGGAGATAGAAGTAATAACCGGTGCTATTTTGAACCACAGATCTGGTGCCACAGGTGGAGGGATACTGGGGGAATATCTCAGGCGGGCGGATGATTTGTCCCGGCCATGCTGGCAGTGTGAAGCAAGAGATGCTTGTAAAAAGCTGCACCGAATGGAAACGGCAGCGGGTTTGGTTTATTAG